The Acidimicrobiia bacterium DNA segment ATCCCACTAGAGCAATCACTGGCCGGAATTCCCGGGCTCGTTGAGATCCGTTCGAACTCGGTCGAGCAGCTTTCGTCGATACTGATGATCTTTGAGCGGGGGACAGATCTTCTCGACGCGCGCCAGCTGGTCAACGAGCGTATCTCTGTGGTCGGGCCGACGCTTCCCACTTGGGCGAGTCCGCCGGTGATGATCCAGCCGCTCTCCTCGACTAGCCGGGTAATGAAGATCGGTTTGACCAGCGAGGATCCTGAACTCGACCTCATCGACATGTCGATGGTTGCCTATTGGACGATCAGGACACGTCTCTTGCAGGTGCCGGGCGTTGCCAACGTCCCTATATGGGGAGAACGGCTGGAGATGCTACAGGTGCAGGTCGATCCTGACCGGCTACGCGACAACGCGGTCACCCTCAACGCGGTGGCAACCAGTACCTCGGACGCATTGGCGGCGGGGCTCTACTTGCACTCTGAAGGCCACATCATCGGCAAGGGTGGCTGGGTCGAGTCGAACGGCGAGCGCCTGAACGTCATGCACATTCCACCCATCGTCACCGCAGCAGACTTGGCATCCCTGCCGGTGCGGACCACCACCGGTGAAACGCTGCTGCTGGGTGACGTTGCAGAGTTGGTGAGGGACCATCAACTACTCAATGGTGATGCCGTGATCAACGACGGGCCGGGCCTCATGTTGATCGTGGAGAAGCTTCCCTGGGCCAACACCCTCGAAGTGACGAGGGGAGTGGAAGAGGCCTTGGAGCAGTTGCAGCCGGGTCTGCCCGGCATTTCTGTCGATGCGGAGATCTTCCGCCCGGCGACCTTCATCGAGGAGTCGATCAACAACCTGGCGATCGCGATGTTCCTCGGTGCCATTCTCATGATCCTGATTCTCGGGGCCTTCCTGTATGAATGGAGGACGGCGCTGATCAGCGTCCTGGCGATTCCGCTCTCACTCGTGGCGGCGGGCCTCGTGCTGGACCTACGCGGGGCAACGATCAACACAATGATTCTGGCCGGGATGGTGATCGCCCTGGGCGACATCGTCGACGATGCGATCATCGATATCGAGAACGTCGTCCGCCGCCTTCGACAGCACCGAGCCGAGGGCGGGAGCCGTTCGACGGCCAGGGTCATTCTGGACGCTTCCCTTGAGGTGCGCAGCGCCATCGTCTACGCCACCTTGATCGAGGTCGTCGCGATCGCACCGATCTTCGCCTTGAGCGGGTTGTCTGGGGCATTCTTCCGGCCCCTCGTCACATCGTATGCGCTGGCGTTGCTCGCGTCGATGGCAGTTGCACTCACCGTCACGCCGGCCCTCAGCCTCGTTCTGTTCAGAAACCCGAAATCGTTGATGCATCGTGGCTCACCGTTGGTGCCGCCCCTGAAGCGCTGGTACACCCGGGTGCTCGAGGGCATCATCAGCAAACCTCGCGGCGCTTATGCGACCGTTGCGGCGGCGGCCCTCGTCGGTGTGGTGATTGTTCCCCTGCTCGGTCAGTCGCAGCTTCCCGACTTCAAAGAGCGGGACTTCCTGATGCACTGGCTGACCAAGCCGGGGACCGGTCAGATCGAAATGGTGCGGATCACCGAGGAGGTGAATCGGGAGTTGCTCACCATCCCGGGCGTGCGCAATGCCGGTTCCCACATTGGGCAAGCACTCCTCATGGATGAAGTGGTGGGCATCGACTTCGGTGAGAACTGGGTCAGTGTCGATCCGGCCGTGGATTACGACGAGACCGTCGCAAAGATCCAGGAGGTGGTCGATGGGTATCCCGGGCTGTATCGGGACGTCCAGACCTATCTGAAGGAGCGGATCAGGGAGGTACTGACCGGGTCGAGTGAACCCATCACGATCCGTGTATTCGGACCTGATCTGCAGGTCTTGCGAGATACCGCAGCCGAAGTCAACGAGATCCTTGGCGCCGTCCCGGGCGTCAAAGAGAATCACGTGTCTTTTCAGGAGGATATCCCGCAGGTTCGAGTCGAAGTCGATCTGGAGGCTGCCCAGCGGTACGGAATCAAACCCGGAGATGTGCGGAGAGCCGCCGCACGGCTCATCTCGGGTGAAGAAGCCGGCGACATCTTCTGGGAGGGCAAGGCCTACGACGTGCAGGTGTGGAGCACTCCTGAAACCCGTCGCAGTCTCACCGACGTCAAGAACCTACTGCTCGATACGCCCAGCGGTGAGTACGTGCTGTTGAATGAGGTTGCCGATGTCAGCATCGCGGCGGTCCCAAACAAGATCCACCACCAGGATTTGTCGCGAAGCATCGACGTTGGGGCCAATCTCGATGGAACCCGTGACCTCGGAGCG contains these protein-coding regions:
- a CDS encoding efflux RND transporter permease subunit gives rise to the protein MFRWIVGSSLRYRFIVMAIASGLMFFGVQQLQDTQIDVFPEFAPPRVEVQTPSLGLSASEVEALVTIPLEQSLAGIPGLVEIRSNSVEQLSSILMIFERGTDLLDARQLVNERISVVGPTLPTWASPPVMIQPLSSTSRVMKIGLTSEDPELDLIDMSMVAYWTIRTRLLQVPGVANVPIWGERLEMLQVQVDPDRLRDNAVTLNAVATSTSDALAAGLYLHSEGHIIGKGGWVESNGERLNVMHIPPIVTAADLASLPVRTTTGETLLLGDVAELVRDHQLLNGDAVINDGPGLMLIVEKLPWANTLEVTRGVEEALEQLQPGLPGISVDAEIFRPATFIEESINNLAIAMFLGAILMILILGAFLYEWRTALISVLAIPLSLVAAGLVLDLRGATINTMILAGMVIALGDIVDDAIIDIENVVRRLRQHRAEGGSRSTARVILDASLEVRSAIVYATLIEVVAIAPIFALSGLSGAFFRPLVTSYALALLASMAVALTVTPALSLVLFRNPKSLMHRGSPLVPPLKRWYTRVLEGIISKPRGAYATVAAAALVGVVIVPLLGQSQLPDFKERDFLMHWLTKPGTGQIEMVRITEEVNRELLTIPGVRNAGSHIGQALLMDEVVGIDFGENWVSVDPAVDYDETVAKIQEVVDGYPGLYRDVQTYLKERIREVLTGSSEPITIRVFGPDLQVLRDTAAEVNEILGAVPGVKENHVSFQEDIPQVRVEVDLEAAQRYGIKPGDVRRAAARLISGEEAGDIFWEGKAYDVQVWSTPETRRSLTDVKNLLLDTPSGEYVLLNEVADVSIAAVPNKIHHQDLSRSIDVGANLDGTRDLGAVVADLEDRLGTFQWPAEYHAELLGEFSERQDASQRMMTIAVMAALGVFLLLHASFGSGRLALLSFLTLPVALVGGVMAAYMAGGVISLGSLVGFFTVLGIVARNGIMLISHYQHLEREEGVSFGPALVLQGASERLVPILMTVLTTGLALVPLVVRGEIPGQEIEYPLAVVILGGLVSATLLNLFVVPSLYLRYAQRRGPAGGVDSAVPEAMA